CCTCCACGTGAGTGACACTCAGATAGAGATACTCCTCGGAATCCTCAACCTCTATTCCCTCGTCGGCTCCCTCGCCGCCGGCCGGACCTCCGACTGGATCGGCCGCCGCTACACCATCGTCTTTGCTGCCGTCATCTTCTTCGTCGGCGCAATCATGATGGGCCTCGCCCCCAACTACGCCTTCCTCATGGTCGGCCGCTTCGTCGCCGGCGTCGGCGTCGGCTACGCCCTCATGATCGCCCCCGTCTACACGGCCGAGGTCGCACCCGCCTCCTCCCGCGGCTTCCTCACCTCCTTCGCGGAGGTCTTCATCAACTCCGGCATCCTCCTCGGCTACGTCTCCAACTTCGCCTTCTCCAAGCTCCCGGAGCACCTCGCGTGGCGCCTCATGCTCGGCGTCGGCGCCGTCCCCTCCGTCTTCCTCGGCGTCGGCGTCCTTGCCATGCCGGAGTCGCCCCGGTGGCTCGTCATGCAGGGCCAGCTCGGCTTGGCCAAGAAGGTCCTCGCAAAGACCTCAGACAGCCCGGAAGAAGCCGAGGAACGGCTTCTCGACATAAAGAAGGTCGCCGGCATCCCTGCCGACTGCAACGACGACGTGGTCGCGGTCCAGAAGCAGAGCCACGGCGAGGGAGTGTGGAAGGAGCTCTTCCTGAGGCCAACGCCCTCAGTCCGCCGTGTCTTGATATCAGCGATCGGAATCCACTTCTTCCAGCAGGCCTCCGGTATCGACTCCGTGGTGCTCTACAGCCCCAAAGTCTTCGAAAAAGCCGGAATTCATGACAAAGACACGCTGCTCGGCGCGACGGTGGCGGTCGGATTCACCAAAACTTTGTTCATCCTTGTGGCAACCTTCCTGTTAGACCGTGTTGGGCGGCGACCTTTGTTGTTGAGCAGCACAGGAGGGATGATAGTGTCGCTGGCCGGGCTTGGGCTTGGGCTCACCGTCGTCGATCAGCACCCGAATGGGCACCTCCCGTGGGCCCTCGGGCTCTGCATCGCATCGATATTGGCCTACGTCGCCTTCTTTTCGATCGGTCTGGGGCCGATAACTTGGGTCTATAGCTCAGAGATCTTCCCACTGAGGCTAAGAGCACAGGGGGCGAGTGCAGGGGTGGTGGTGAACCGGGTGACAAGTGGTGTGATCACGATGACCTTTATATCACTCTACAAGGCCATTACGATCGGTGGGAGCTTCTTCTTGTATGCCGGGATCGCGGCGGCGGCATGGGTGTTCTTCTTTACTTACTTGAAGGAGACCAGAGGGAAGACTCTAGAGGAGATGGAGAATTTGTTTGGAAACAAAACAGAAGAGAAGGACGGAGAAGTTCAGATGACGAATGGAGCTGGGGGAGGGAGTAATGGGAACGCTTGATAACTTTCGGGTGTTTTCTGCAAAATTATCAGACGTGGAGATTCTCTAACGAGGCCCACGAGGCATGCGGTAGGGTGGCGAACCAAGGCTTCGGGGTTGATAGGGATAGGAAAAcgttttcttttttactttaagGGAAAGTAAACAAATTGCATAATTATTGGAAGTCTTGTTTGGTGGATCCGTCATGGATGTCGCGTTCCAACTCCATTTGATTGAAAGGAATTAAATAAAAGATTGGATCCGAGAAGGATATTTGAATATTTCGCCGTCAACCAAGCAAACACTGGAATTCTATCGTGTTTATGGATCTTTTGTGAGCAAGTGGCTTTGTTAGAAATTTCCTCAGCTTGgccagccaaattattttatggtGTCCACCGAGGAGTTGTCTTTCgtctttttgtcctttcttggCTTTCTCTCATCATCAACATCGGTGTTAACCTTGAAGTGGACGTGGTTTCTAATGCCAGGACGAGTAGCGGAATTGTTACTTTTCTAGCTATTTGTCATCTCAAAGCATCGTCAGGTGCATATAAATTGCGGAATACATGGTGTTCGAGATGCATGCATGGTATGTGGGCACAGGCTTCATACATGCTACCTCTCATTCCTTGTATCACGGAGAGCACTGTGCAGCTGCTGTTAGCTTAAATTAATCGAATGGTCCGAGAGCAATGCACTCGGTTTGTATGGTTTTTATTTCATGTTGCGTGGACAGATTGGCGAGGCATTCAGTAACTTCTATGATACAGATGCTGCCCTTGGAAATAGATAAAACgatcactacaagaaaaaggagATTTTCCGTCGCTTTTTTTCCAACGCTAGCTAGGGAGAAGCGTCGGAAAATTTTGGTTCAACGCCAAACACTtctaaaaagcgtcggaaaagctTCGGAATCAacaatgcttaaaagcgtcgtatAAAGTTTGGACCtacaacgacgcttataagcgtcgccggaggccaaatccatttaaatatCAGCCCCCTCTCGATTGATGCCCtagtttttttcctctcctctcctcctccctctagcgTCGACATCAATCCACCGGGAGTCCTCTTATTGTCTTCCCTCTCTTGAAACCCTTAAACCATCGCCACTCTCACCAGGTAAaagccttctccttctccttcatcgGGAGATATACCTCTCCCGATTCAAAATTctgcttctccttctccttttcttatttttccccttttgctttcactttttcttcttttttttcctcaggTAATGGCGAAATATTTCAAGATATACTCTAAACAGAAAGGACAAAGGCCGAGTCCCATGAATCAGATTTTGAATCATCGAGGTATATCATTTTTCTCTgaccctcttttcttcttttttaattgaCCGTCTTATAAGAGTAGTAGCTTTggcttctccattttgttcgtAGGAAGGGTTCAAGAAAGGTCTCGATGGCCGCCTcttggtattttttttcttttctttctttaataaAGTTTTATGTGCATGGTTATTGTCCCTTTGCCTTAATTATCAcatgttttcttcaagaaaatCGGTGCCTGGGAGTAATGCAAGATGATTTCGTTGACTTGATCTACAAAATTTTGGTTCTGTCCTTTCTTGGAGTTCTTGATTTCCTTCTTACTTTTGTTTACTGATGCCTAGTTGTTGTCCCTgtctttggaaaaaaaaaatcgaagagTTGATGTTGTCCAGAATTGATAGCGTAGATGCTGAGCCAAACTGGATCTCTGATGTAAGAAGGAATAAGGATGctgaagaaaataattttttttttaaattaaatacaTTAGcggatgcttataagcatcggcttTAAGGCTTTTAGCGTCGCTAAAAACTGATATTTTACGATGCTTTccgaaagcgtcggaaaattttTTTACCACTCAAATATTGCCAATGCTTCTGCGACGCTTTATTTAGCATCGGTCGaactttagccgacgcttataagcgtcggtaaaggtcATTAAAAATGCCGGAAAAGATGTATTTTTCTGTAGTGGATATCCTTGCTGCGCGCATCAatcaatctttcttcttttgatgCAAGACCATTTAAGCATATTTAGAAAAACCTGTCACATTTTTAATCAAAATCTCAACTTATGACATGCCTAACCAAAATATCGACACCAACCTATTCAGGACTTAATACTGTATATTCACATAATATACCTCTTTGCAGGTGAATAGATTAAAACTAGTGTGCTTCCAATTTGAAATTGATCTGAAAATGATTTGATCCAATCTGACTGTGAGGACCCGTataggcgtgtatttagtcccacatcggttatttgctaagtagatcttgagtacttatacaggatcaagaaacccaaataataacttccagctagccattttgggtgagatcctgggttgttataaatagtatcagagtggacccggcccataatctatgtggactagaagacactgcagcacagatcgattggggctgaccacgggccgatcgtggtgtttgtgattagatttgaatagatttgaacccttaaccTAACGAGGATGTCAGAGTTTGAACGgaaagagtatgtgaggacccgtgtgggcgtgtgtttagtcccatatcgattaTTTGTTGGGTAgatattgggtacttatacaagatcaaggaacccaaataataacttccggctagccatattgggtgagatcctgggttgttatacTGACTTTAAGTTATTTAAAGCGTAAGTGTGGATTGAGAAATATAACTATTTTGTACTCgaaaaaatatgattatttgtGAGGACTCGTGCAAGCATGTGTATAGGACTCTTGTATTtcgtttaaaagaaaaaaattgtctGATAAAATTAGCATGCTTGATGAAAACTCTTGCtatgataaacaaataaataggaTAGACTTTTGGTTCATGGTTTGAATAAATAGTATAGTTCTTATATGTCTGTGATTCATGGATGGACTAAACAACCTACATTAGCAtaacttaaaaatatatatgttaatCAGGAAACACTTAATACTCGGATGCATGGTTTCACTAAATCCCCTCCAAAAGAAAAGATCTTATTTTCTAATAgcgtaaataaaaataaaataataaataataaattcaaAAAGTTGGGAGAAAAGGTAGTTGAAGAATTTGAGAAGAGAAAACTCCTAAATAGAGGAAATATCATAAATTTAAGGAGAATTGTCATAGATGCAGAAAATTTGGTAATAAAATTCAAGATTTCTAGGTGAAACTCAaacaatttaatattttattctcTACATCAAAGTATAGAGGAGAAAAGGAAGTTGATAGTTAGGTTCTTAGTGCTTTTATTGTTGTTGTAAGATGTCTTGATAGTCAGTATGCATACATTGTTGTATCCTCTCATATATATGACAGATATTGATTTCGCTAATGACTGGATTAATGATTTTATGTATTCTAATTATCTTACTAGCTGTAGAGAGATAGTTGATTCTCCATATGAACATACTGATTATGAGACTATTTGCAACTACCTATGAGTCCGAGCTCCTGTTCTTGCAGATGAGCGCAGCTTGGTAGCGCGTTTGATTGGGGTTCCAAATTATTCAAAGGTTCAAATCCTGTCATCCCTACCCATTACTTATCCTATGGGCAGTAACGAGGGATCAATTGAGATCGATGAAAATTGGACAAAATTTTGAGTTTAATTAGACTATATGCATGCGGTACAAAAATCGCCTTCTCCCATTTGTTTAGTCTACTTCCTAAGTTACGAGCATGACATGCACTAGACTTTTTTGGACGGAATGTATATTCTGTTTACTGAATCACATGAAATTTCAGCCAACTCCATATATGTAATGTAATTTATTTCATACGTATGAACGGAAACGAGACGGAGGAATGAAGAGCATTTTCGACGCAAGTTCGAATTTGCGGAGCTGGGCTGTGAATATTTATACGTCGGGGTCTTTACTGAAAAACCACAATACTACACTACAACAATTTGAAGAAATCCGCCTTAGACTATAATTTGAATTAACTAGTCATGTTGAGTTGAGGCTTATTTCCATGAAAAAAAATCCGCCAATCCCGATATTCAAAAATTTCTGCTGCGCCTGGTGACGCCTTCATGGCGCAGGATCTTTGAAGGTCCTGACACTATCATTGGTATGCTTAACAAAGCTACCCTGGTCGTGTTCGACTGCCCCTCGCCTCACTCGTCAACTGTTATCATGACCTCTCTCATTTCTAAGGGGCAAGGCTCACCGAGATGAGAAAAGGCTGTCCAGATACAGAGGCGGAGACTAGCTTTCGAGCTTTCTACTCCCAGGCTTCCGTCTAAGAACAGGGGGTGGGGTCGATTTCATCGAAATGAACTGAAATGTAAAGAGGCCTTTTTGCGCAGTACGCATCAGAACCAGTTGATTCACTTTATCCTATCAAAAGTATTGGTGATCAATCTCTCACATAATCTTGTGGATTTTCCATTTTTGTAAGTAATGTTTATTATGTACTTGGTATTcaaaaaatttgatttctattttatAAACCATAGACAAaagcattttattttatttgggcCTAGCACTATGGAGATTTATGCTAATATTAAAGCTTTTAGAAAGCTTATTACTCAAGGTAGGAAAGTAAATAAGCTTATGGTATATCTGCTGGCAATTCTTATATGGATCAGACTCTCAAGCATGATATGACTAATTTATAGTATGCTAGATTGGCTCATATGAATTTAGATAGACTTCAAGATATGCAAAGCAAAGGACTGATTAAAATAGATGTCCCAAAATAAAAGTAAATACCGTCACTATCCACACTAGATGTCAATATGGAAGATGCATAAACTACCCTTTAAAAAGATCAGAATAAGATCATGTCGACCACTATATTTGATACATTATGATCTCACTTGGAGTATTTGCATTCCATCTTTCATTAATATAAGATATGCAATtatctttattgatgatttctctAGAAATACCTAAATTTATTTTGtcaaagaaaagttagaagtgtTCGTGATGTTTGATCAATTTAAAAATATGGTTGGAAACTCTGTAAATTAAAAATTGACTATTCAAGAACTTGATGGCAGTGgtagatatttttcaaatacttAGTTATGGTATACGTAAAGAGTTTACTTGCCCAAGTACTCTAACCAAAATGTCGTAGCAGCGAGGAAGAATAGATATCTATTGGTATAATTCATGCAAAGAATGTGAAATGTGAATTTTTAGTAGGGTGCATGCAGATATATGTTATTAAAAAAACAACTTTGAGAAGTATTGACCATCTTAATTcgatatgaaaaattatttgggAAGGGCCCTGATATTTATCATCTTCATGTGTTTGTATATATTTACctagaaaatatttattattttgtagCTATTCTCTATTTTCTACAGAGTTTAGTTTATTTGTGAAGATCAATAATAAGGGTGTGGTGATAGTTTAACTTTACTTTAATGACTTGATTGGCAGGAATAATGATATTGATGAGATCCATACTATTCATGAACAACTATTTGTAcaatttgagatgaaagaacttggtgaattaaaatattttcttggaATTGAAATAGCTAAACTTAATGATTGCTATTTTATTTGTCAAAGAAAATATGCTCTTGATTTATTGAAGAAGTATGGATTGGCTAATTACAAGCATATGCAGACATCAACTGAATCAAATTTAAAGTTGAGCAAACAACAATGTAGGCTTTTTGGTGATCCTACTATGAATAAATATGTTGTGGGCAGCTTTTTTTATTTAACTATCACGTGGCTAGATATTTCTTATGTTATTGGCATTGTTAGCCAATATATAAAAAGTCCTAGATGGCCACAGCTTAATGTAATTTTGTGAATCTTGAGGTATTTTGCTATGACTGTTGGTGATAGTATTTTATATACTATTAACTCTTCAATCAAGTTTACTGGTTTTACAGATGGAGATTATGCTGATGAGGTGGATATATGTAGATCTATCACTGATCACACTTTCAGTTTGGGATCTAGTGTTGTTTTTGGTGCCGTAAGATATAGTCTgccttttcattatcttttgtaGAGGCAGAATATCATGCCATCAAGAGGGTAGTTGAGGAGTCGGCTTGGCTCACTAAATTGTCTAGGGATTTAGGTCAAGAGACTAATTATATTGTTCCTTTATTTTGATAATGGAAGTGCTATTCGATTGGCAAGGAATCCAGTATTTGATGAAAGAACAATGCATATTGAGGTTCATCAAACTAAAGTGAAGAAGTCAATTTGTTTCCACCTTCCAAAAATAATTAGTTGGTAGGTATGTTTACTGAAGGATTGGCGAGCAAGTAGTTTAAAGCTTTACACCGCAAGCTTGATATTGTTAACATGAAGTTCGCAACAAGAAGTGTTGGAGTCACTTGATCCATGTTTAGTTAGGTTGGGCCTTAAGCTCAATAGAAACGAGATCATATCTTGATAGGTTGTCTCTTTGATAGCAAATGGTGGCGTGTAGGTGGTTTTCATGCGTGCGTGCGAGAGGGAGACAGAGCTTGATCCAAGTTTGGTATTcgatttacattttttttaaagaaaaaacctactcttttcaaaaattttaatgtTCTTCTTCCACTATAATTGCTTGTACTTCGATGCTTGTTTTGGATTTTACACCGATTTGTTGGAGCTacacacaaaagaaaaagaaaaagaaaaagaccatTTTACACTATTTTGATGCAGTTCAGTTCAGTGCTTTCTTCTTTCAGGATGTTTGAATACCAATTTCACAAAATTCGCCTCAGAGGACATGTTCATAGTTGTGGTTTTGGGCTTCATAATGCCCATCTCAAGCcttcactaccagaaaacatgcgtatagtgacggagattcccgtcactatagcatgtttccggttactaatacggaatttgtgaccggagctcctgtcactgaattggttacaaaaacacgcgtcaCTAAATTCTCAGTGACGGCGGCGATTCCCGTCACTAACCTTTGTGACAGAACTGCCGTTACTAAGCCGTTAcaaattcaagaattaaatatttaagcaATTACATATTTTCCGTCACTATCCAGTTGCGGCGTTAGTGACGAAAGTAACTTGAtcactgattttgtcacagaatGCGGTCACAAGTTTGGTCACTGATCTGTCACAATCTTCAGCGACAGATTTAATCATCACAAACATGGTCACACATTTTGTCACTACATTTG
This DNA window, taken from Phoenix dactylifera cultivar Barhee BC4 unplaced genomic scaffold, palm_55x_up_171113_PBpolish2nd_filt_p 000586F, whole genome shotgun sequence, encodes the following:
- the LOC103711300 gene encoding polyol transporter 5-like, coding for MTDQKPEATKVASQVPHDSLPEAVAPRPRRKNKYAFGCAMLASMTSILLGYDIGVMSGAAIFIQDDLHVSDTQIEILLGILNLYSLVGSLAAGRTSDWIGRRYTIVFAAVIFFVGAIMMGLAPNYAFLMVGRFVAGVGVGYALMIAPVYTAEVAPASSRGFLTSFAEVFINSGILLGYVSNFAFSKLPEHLAWRLMLGVGAVPSVFLGVGVLAMPESPRWLVMQGQLGLAKKVLAKTSDSPEEAEERLLDIKKVAGIPADCNDDVVAVQKQSHGEGVWKELFLRPTPSVRRVLISAIGIHFFQQASGIDSVVLYSPKVFEKAGIHDKDTLLGATVAVGFTKTLFILVATFLLDRVGRRPLLLSSTGGMIVSLAGLGLGLTVVDQHPNGHLPWALGLCIASILAYVAFFSIGLGPITWVYSSEIFPLRLRAQGASAGVVVNRVTSGVITMTFISLYKAITIGGSFFLYAGIAAAAWVFFFTYLKETRGKTLEEMENLFGNKTEEKDGEVQMTNGAGGGSNGNA